The Anopheles merus strain MAF chromosome 2L, AmerM5.1, whole genome shotgun sequence genome has a segment encoding these proteins:
- the LOC121591544 gene encoding uncharacterized protein LOC121591544 — protein MAEANKTTARQQFLDSYTALVNGISTARFDEFKDFFANENDFEVAVQEFRDGLQQELLAKVNRLWNECDIDTNVEILESLKSKAAGSSNKMWRPTGKSVSEQVRPLVVNKLKTSLKFYQLQLGFQKERTEELIYSIETMRAKYRAMQTRRNHLLQQITNEQKTFDSIRAHHKELEHKVNVDLQNCPNRK, from the exons ATGgctgaagcaaacaaaacaaccgcaAGGCAACAATTTCTCGATTCGTACACTGCATTAGTGAATGGAATTAG TACCGCACGGTTCGACGAGTTTAAGGATTTTTTTGCCAACGAAAATGATTTTGAGGTGGCGGTGCAGGAATTCCGCGACGGATTGCAACAAGAACTGCTGGCGAAAGTGAACAGATTGTGGAATGAATGCGACATCGATACCAATGTGGAGATTTTGGAAAGCTTAAAGAGCAAAGCAGCAGGCAGCTCAAACAAAATGTGGCGCCCCACGGGCAAAAGTGTCAGCGAGCAGGTTCGTCCACTGGTGGTGAACAAACTGAAGACGTCGCTGAAGTTTTACCAATTGCAGCTTGGATTTCAAAAGGAGCGTACCGAG GAACTAATCTACTCCATTGAAACAATGCGAGCGAAATATCGTGCAATGCAGACCAGACGAAACCATTTGCTGCAACAGATCACCAACGAACAGAAGACGTTTGACTCCATCCGGGCCCATCACAAAGAGCTCGAACACAAGGTGAACGTTGACCTGCAAAATTGCCCAAATCGAAAATAA
- the LOC121591543 gene encoding lysM and putative peptidoglycan-binding domain-containing protein 3, with protein MKRQRVKAEPSSSHVYVEEPYTSEGYEFPLAQHKSAPIERWLEAQILPGDTLQAIALRFNCSIPQLKKLNKIDKDNEIYARNVIRVPVTPHSILLETLPRVHTSGNSSPKNITTTPPSVSHVAVEAKATLDEKLILAAVSNASIQPSSSAATQFPRKSSGKHRDRADRSSEIALDDLHGEDDAGLSEPLLLSGEYDDSFPQPRPLRLPANDFSCNGSDCDISWICLLVFILALCFAIPLIYVVYVAEHIEKYHHDSFNVNHSAKL; from the exons ATGAAACGACAACG GGTCAAAGCTGAACCGAGCAGCAGTCATGTTTACGTGGAGGAACCGTACACGAGTGAGGGATATGAATTCCCACTGGCTCAACACAAATCGGCACCCATAGAGCGATGGCTGGAGGCGCAAATCCTTCCGGGTGATACGCTGCAAGCGATCGCGCTGAGATTCAACTGTTCG ATACCTCAATTGAAGAAGTTGAACAAAATAGACAAGGACAACGAAATCTATGCACGAAACGTGATTCGCGTTCCGGTGACCCCACACTCAATCCTACTGGAAACCCTACCGCGCGTGCACACGAGCGGGAACAGCAGCCCCAAAAACATCACAACCACACCGCCGAGTGTAAGCCATGTTGCGGTGGAAGCGAAAGCCACCTTGGACGAGAAGCTGATTCTTGCCGCCGTAAGCAACGCCTCCATTCAGCCGAGCAGCAGCGCTGCCACACAGTTTCCTAGAAAGTCTTCCGGAAAACACAGGGACCGTGCCGACCGCTCGAGTGAAATCGCGCTCGACGATTTGCACGGCGAAGATGATGCGGGATTAAGCGAGCCGCTGCTGCTGAGCGGCGAGTATGACGATAGCTTTCCGCAGCCGCGGCCACTGCGGCTGCCGGCAAATGACTTTTCATGCAATGGGAGCGATTGTGATATATCCTGGATTTGTTTGCTCGTCTTTATCCTGGCGCTTTGCTTCGCAATTCCACTTATTTATGTAGTGTATGTGGCGGAACACATAGAAAAATATCATCACGATAGTTTTAATGTAAACCACAGCGCGAAACTGTGA
- the LOC121591539 gene encoding transcription elongation factor SPT5, which produces MSDSGSGSDADSVASNRSRKSGGSNRSVSRSVSRSPQRSRSPSTSQSDNERPRKKQRKDRRRLDDDDDDDEEEAEDEQEPEGEDLDSEEYDEEEEDDDDNRRGGRKKKKKQERFGGFIIDEAEVDDEVDEDDEWEDGAQEMGIVSNEIEEVGQTAREIENRRRGTNLWDSHKEDELAEYLKRKYADASVARRQFGDGGEEMSDEITQQTLLPGIKDPNLWMVKCRIGEEKATALLLMRKFLTYQNTDQPMQIKSVVAPESVKGYIYIEAYKQAHVKSAINNVGNLRVGIWKQEMVPIKDMTDILKVVKEQTGLKPKQWVRLKRGIYKDDIAQVDYVDLAQNQVHLKLLPRIDYTRLRGALRATQTEESSDAKRKKRRPAAKSFDPEAIRAIGGELTSDGDFLIFEGNRYSRKGFLYKAFTMSAVLADGVKPTLAELERFEEQPEEINIELAVSSKEDPVTAHSFSMGDNVEVCVGDLMNLQAKIIAIDGSLITVMPKHEELRDPLIFKAAELRKYFKTGDHVKVLAGRYEGETGLIVRVEPSRIVLVSDLTMHELEVLPRDLQLCTDMATGVDSLGIYQWGDLVQLDAQTVGVIVRLERENFHVLGMHGKVIECKPTALQKRRENRNTIALDWDQNQIRRKDIVKVMEGPHTGRDGEIKHLYRNLAFLHSRMYTENGGIFVVKTRHLQLAGGNKNPMQNSNPMMSPFGGGIMSPRIHSPMHPSGGRGGGGGGPTRGGRGGGRGGARVSRDREILGRTIRITGGPYKGAVGIVKDATETTARVELHSSCQTISVDRNHIAIVDGGATKAGSVSSYMRTPSRTPAGSYGAQTPVYSGSKTPLHGSQTPQYDPGSRTPYGSMTPSHDGSMTPRHGAWDPTVSNTPARSNDFDFMEEPSPSPGYNPSTPGYQINTPYAPHTPGNMFNADNYSPYQASPNPSPSPYQVGGYIGTPSPSAYSPATPGAPASPYNPQTPGAGLDPQLGDWFTTDIEVTIRSHGDSDLSGQTGIIRTVNNGDCVVFLPEEDHCVTVPLSNLQPVLPEPGEKFKVIVGEDRETVGEFIDMSGSNEAVVMINGQSTLIPMNYMARYREPTKN; this is translated from the coding sequence ATGTCGGACAGCGGCAGCGGCTCTGATGCTGACAGTGTGGCATCGAATCGTTCTCGCAAAAGTGGTGGCTCGAATCGTTCGGTGTCACGGTCGGTGTCCCGGTCGCCCCAGCGCTCCCGTTCGCCCTCGACATCGCAGTCGGACAATGAGCGGCCGCGGAAGAAGCAGCGCAAGGACCGCCGCCGtctggacgacgacgacgatgacgacgaggaggaggcgGAGGATGAGCAGGAGCCGGAGGGAGAGGATCTCGATTCGGAGGAgtacgacgaggaggaggaagatgaCGACGACAACCGGCGCGGAGggcgcaagaagaagaagaagcaggaaCGCTTCGGTGGTTTCATCATCGACGAAGCCGAAGTAGACGACGAGGTGGACGAGGATGATGAGTGGGAGGATGGGGCGCAGGAAATGGGCATCGTGAGCAATGAGATCGAGGAGGTGGGCCAAACGGCGCGCGAAATTGAAAACAGACGCCGCGGAACGAACCTGTGGGACTCGCACAAGGAGGATGAGCTGGCCGAGTATCTGAAGCGCAAGTACGCGGATGCCTCCGTGGCCCGGCGGCAGTTTGGCGACGGCGGGGAGGAAATGTCGGACGAGATCACACAGCAGACGCTGCTGCCCGGCATCAAGGACCCGAATCTGTGGATGGTGAAATGCCGCATTGGCGAGGAGAAGGCCACCGCCTTGCTGTTGATGCGCAAGTTCCTCACCTATCAGAATACGGACCAGCCGATGCAGATCAAGTCGGTCGTTGCACCGGAAAGCGTCAAGGGCTACATTTATATCGAGGCGTACAAGCAGGCGCACGTCAAGTCCGCCATCAACAATGTGGGCAATCTACGTGTCGGTATCTGGAAGCAGGAGATGGTCCCGATCAAGGACATGACGGACATCCTGAAAGTGGTGAAGGAGCAGACGGGACTGAAGCCGAAACAGTGGGTCCGGCTGAAGCGTGGCATATACAAGGACGACATCGCGCAGGTGGACTACGTAGATCTGGCCCAGAACCAGGTCCACCTGAAGCTGCTGCCGCGTATCGACTACACGCGTCTCCGCGGAGCGCTGCGCGCCACCCAGACCGAAGAAAGCAGCGATGCGAAGCGCAAGAAACGCCGGCCGGCGGCCAAATCGTTCGATCCGGAAGCGATTCGTGCCATCGGCGGCGAGCTGACGTCCGATGGCGACTTCTTGATCTTCGAAGGCAACCGGTACTCGCGCAAGGGCTTCCTGTACAAAGCGTTCACCATGTCGGCCGTGCTGGCGGACGGTGTGAAGCCGACGCTGGCCGAGCTGGAGCGCTTTGAGGAGCAGCCCGAGGAGATTAACATTGAGCTGGCCGTTTCGTCCAAGGAGGACCCGGTGACGGCCCACTCCTTCTCGATGGGCGACAACGTGGAGGTGTGCGTGGGTGATCTGATGAACCTGCAGGCAAAGATCATTGCCATCGATGGATCGCTGATCACCGTGATGCCGAAGCACGAGGAACTACGCGATCCGCTCATCTTCAAGGCGGCCGAACTGCGCAAGTACTTCAAAACCGGCGACCATGTGAAGGTGCTTGCTGGCCGGTACGAGGGAGAGACGGGTCTGATCGTGCGCGTGGAACCGTCGCGCATCGTGCTGGTTTCCGATCTGACCATGCACGAGCTGGAGGTTTTGCCGCGCGATCTGCAGCTCTGTACGGATATGGCGACGGGTGTGGATTCGCTCGGCATCTACCAGTGGGGCGATCTGGTGCAGCTCGATGCGCAAACGGTCGGAGTGATTGTGCGCTTGGAACGCGAGAATTTCCACGTGCTCGGCATGCACGGTAAGGTGATCGAGTGCAAGCCGACCGCGCTGCAGAAACGGCGCGAAAACCGCAACACAATCGCGCTGGACTGGGATCAAAACCAGATCCGCAGGAAGGACATCGTCAAGGTGATGGAGGGTCCGCACACGGGCCGGGACGGCGAAATCAAGCATCTGTATCGCAACCTTGCCTTCCTGCACTCGCGCATGTACACCGAGAACGGGGGCATTTTTGTGGTGAAAACGCGCCATTTGCAGCTCGCCGGTGGCAACAAAAATCCGATGCAAAACAGCAACCCCATGATGTCACCGTTCGGCGGGGGTATCATGTCACCCCGCATCCATTCGCCGATGCATCCGTCTGGGGGGcggggtggcggtggcggcggacCGACACGCGGTGGACGGGGCGGTGGGCGTGGTGGGGCACGCGTTTCTCGCGATCGGGAAATTTTGGGCCGAACGATTCGCATCACCGGCGGACCGTACAAGGGTGCGGTTGGTATTGTGAAGGATGCGACGGAGACGACGGCCCGCGTGGAGCTGCACTCGTCCTGCCAGACCATCTCGGTCGATCGGAACCACATCGCGATCGTCGATGGGGGCGCTACCAAGGCGGGCAGCGTCTCGTCGTACATGCGTACGCCGAGCCGCACACCGGCCGGCAGCTACGGCGCCCAGACACCGGTCTACTCTGGCTCGAAGACGCCACTGCACGGCTCGCAGACGCCGCAGTACGATCCGGGCAGCCGCACGCCGTACGGTTCGATGACGCCTTCGCACGACGGCTCGATGACGCCACGCCACGGGGCCTGGGATCCGACGGTATCGAACACGCCCGCCCGGTCGAACGATTTCGACTTCATGGAGGAACCGTCCCCTTCGCCGGGCTACAATCCGAGCACGCCGGGCTATCAGATCAACACACCGTACGCACCGCACACGCCCGGCAACATGTTCAATGCGGACAACTACAGCCCGTACCAGGCCAGCCCGAATCCGAGCCCGTCGCCGTACCAGGTCGGTGGCTACATTGGCACGCCGTCGCCGAGTGCGTACTCGCCAGCTACGCCCGGTGCGCCGGCCTCTCCCTACAATCCGCAGACGCCCGGGGCCGGGCTTGACCCGCAGCTGGGCGATTGGTTCACGACGGACATTGAGGTGACGATTCGCAGCCATGGCGATTCGGATCTCAGCGGGCAGACCGGCATCATCCGCACGGTGAACAATGGGGACTGTGTGGTGTTTCTGCCCGAGGAGGACCACTGTGTAACGGTGCCACTGTCCAATCTGCAGCCCGTGCTGCCGGAACCGGGCGAGAAGTTTAAGGTCATCGTGGGCGAGGACCGTGAAACGGTGGGCGAGTTTATCGACATGTCCGGCAGCAACGAGGCGGTTGTCATGATCAACGGCCAATCTACGCTTATCCCGATGAACTATATGGCTCGCTATCGGGAGCCAACGAAGAACTAA
- the LOC121591540 gene encoding hillarin isoform X2 gives MYRPNFYESTCLRCSEIVYQVDRVGPLKDFTFFHSGCFKCKRCGTKLTLKTYYNNQHNQDDKEVYCCSHVPKSGPGHFDQTSVGIRQALNVPKSTNYVNEQIRGHRNDSIDGQQRLGTPNGYNNGGREGNTPPQNDPDYKYGRFDASALHIAHALKQTEIQKAYDKPREKPIDYYLARDEQAKLEMKHRKEEDDLYRKFARKREEEDRRMQSEIQDEWERELQRLAHKFEKELTTSRRSREDQNILTLKHEQQKEDLEKNMTIRKTKKKESLTRKLLEHERSETAALVDRQSSEMLELISVRRSEYMQSESIFLDDDINETVVAMEYPLVAPKPAPPALSKFQVYNDPVEFQDVDQIAITVAQEDQKTFTDLVRQLVGRCTSDIEKARTIFRWITVKNLNTMTFDDNLRGDTPMGLLRGIKYGTESYHVLFKRLCSYAGLHCVVIKGYSKSAGYQPGVKFQDSRFRNSWNAVYVAGAWRFVQCNWGARHLVNAKEAPKTGKGKNDSLRYEYDDHYFLTDPREFIYEFFPLQEEWQLLKRPITLTEFENLPFVRSLFFRYGLHFADDGYGAVVYTDDTGAATVRIAMPSDMQGCLIFHYNLKFYDSDEDSFDGVSLKRFVMQSVISNVVAFRVHAPCSGAFLLDIFANAVTPQEYLTGEPMKFKSVCKFKICCEELQTVMVPLPDCASGEWGPTKATRLFGLIPITHPEPLIFAGRAIELQFRMSRPLTDFMATLHKNGIEEKKLSKYVQQAILDDMITFNISFPEEGQYGLDIYTREVGSVSHNNNSSTEKHLLTHCCKYLINSSKRN, from the exons GTCTACTGCTGCTCACACGTACCAAAAAGTGGTCCCGGCCATTTCGACCAAACCTCGGTGGGCATCCGGCAGGCGCTGAACGTACCGAAGAGTACCAACTATGTGAACGAACAAATCCGGGGTCATCGGAACGACAGCATCGACG GCCAACAGCGACTTGGAACACCGAATGGGTACAATAATGGTGGCAGGGAAGGTAATACGCCACCTCAAAATGATCCGGACTACAAGTACGGCCGGTTCGATGCAAGCGCCCTACACATAGCGCATGCCCTGAAGCAGACAGAGATTCAAAAAGCATACGACAAGCCGCGCGAAAAGCCGATCGATTACTATCTG GCGCGCGATGAACAAGCCAAGCTGGAGATGAAACATCGAAAGGAGGAAGATGATCTGTACAGAAAGTTTGCCCGCAAAAGAGAAGAGGAAGATCGACGGATGCAGAGTGAAATTCAG GACGAATGGGAGCGCGAGCTGCAGCGATTAGCGCACAAGTTCGAGAAGGAGCTCACCACCAGCAGACGATCGCGCGAGGATCAGAACATCCTGACGCTGAAGCACGAGCAGCAGAAGGAAGACCTGGAGAAGAACATGACCATCCGGAAGacgaaaaagaaggaaagccTCACGAGAAAGCTGCTCGAGCACGAGCGCTCCGAGACGGCCGCCCTGGTCGACCGGCAGTCGAGCGAAATGCTGGAGCTGATCAGTGTACGGCGAAGCGAGTACATGCAGAGCGAGAGCATATTCCTGGACGACGACATCAACGAGACGGTGGTGGCGATGGAGTACCCGCTGGTCGCACCGAAACCGGCACCGCCCGCCCTGAGCAAGTTCCAGGTGTACAACGATCCGGTCGAGTTTCAGGATGTGGATCAGATCGCCATCACCGTCGCCCAGGAGGATCAGAAAACGTTCACCGACCTGGTGCGGCAGCTGGTGGGCCGCTGCACCTCCGACATCGAGAAGGCGCGCACCATCTTCCGGTGGATAACGGTGAAGAACTTGAACACGATGACGTTCGACGACAATCTGCGGGGCGACACACCGATGGGACTGCTGCGCGGCATCAAGTACGGCACGGAGAGCTACCACGTGCTGTTCAAGCGGCTGTGCAGCTACGCCGGCCTGCACTGCGTGGTGATTAAGGGTTACTCCAAGAGCGCTGGTTACCAGCCGGGCGTGAAGTTCCAGGACTCAAG ATTCCGCAACTCGTGGAACGCGGTCTACGTGGCGGGTGCGTGGCGATTCGTGCAGTGCAATTGGGGCGCCCGACATTTGGTCAACGCGAAGGAGGCGCCCAAAACGGGCAAGGGTAAGAACGACAGCTTGCGATACGAGTACGACGATCACTACTTCCTGACCGATCCGCGCGAGTTTATCTACGAGTTCTTCCCGCTGCAAGAGGAGTGGCAGCTGCTGAAGCGACCGATTACGCTGACGGAGTTTGAAAACTTGCCCTTCGTGCGATCGCTGTTCTTCCGCTACGGACTGCACTTTGCCGACGACGGTTACGGGGCCGTTGTCTACACGGACGACACAG GCGCTGCCACGGTGCGGATAGCCATGCCGTCCGACATGCAGGGTTGTTTGATCTTCCACTACAACCTCAAGTTCTACGACAGCGATGAAGATTCGTTCGATGGTGTCTCGCTCAAGCGGTTCGTCATGCAGTCAGTCATCAGCAACGTGGTCGCCTTTCGGGTACACGCACCCTGTTCCGGTGCATTCTTGCTCGATATCTTTGCCAACGCCGTTACACCGCAGGAGTACCTTACGGGGGAACCGATGAAGTTCAAAAGTGTATGCAAATTTAAG ATTTGCTGTGAAGAGTTGCAGACCGTGATGGTGCCTTTGCCGGATTGTGCCAGCGGCGAATGGGGTCCCACAAAAGCGACGCGTCTGTTCGGACTCATACCAATTACACATCCG GAACCACTCATTTTTGCCGGACGAGCGATCGAACTGCAATTCCGTATGTCAAGACCGCTGACGGACTTTATGGCCACACTGCACAAGAATGGCATCGAGGAGAAGAAACTCTCGAAGTATGTGCAGCAGGCGATCCTTGACGATATGATCACATTCAACATAAG CTTTCCAGAGGAAGGACAGTACGGGTTAGACATTTACACCCGCGAGGTGGGATCAGTTTCGCACAACAATAATTCCTCAACCGAAAAGCACCTACTCACGCACTGCTGCAAATATCTGATCAATTCATCCAAGCGGAACTAA
- the LOC121591540 gene encoding hillarin isoform X1 encodes MYRPNFYESTCLRCSEIVYQVDRVGPLKDFTFFHSGCFKCKRCGTKLTLKTYYNNQHNQDDKEVYCCSHVPKSGPGHFDQTSVGIRQALNVPKSTNYVNEQIRGHRNDSIDGQQRLGTPNGYNNGGREGNTPPQNDPDYKYGRFDASALHIAHALKQTEIQKAYDKPREKPIDYYLARDEQAKLEMKHRKEEDDLYRKFARKREEEDRRMQSEIQDEWERELQRLAHKFEKELTTSRRSREDQNILTLKHEQQKEDLEKNMTIRKTKKKESLTRKLLEHERSETAALVDRQSSEMLELISVRRSEYMQSESIFLDDDINETVVAMEYPLVAPKPAPPALSKFQVYNDPVEFQDVDQIAITVAQEDQKTFTDLVRQLVGRCTSDIEKARTIFRWITVKNLNTMTFDDNLRGDTPMGLLRGIKYGTESYHVLFKRLCSYAGLHCVVIKGYSKSAGYQPGVKFQDSSHPKNSRFRNSWNAVYVAGAWRFVQCNWGARHLVNAKEAPKTGKGKNDSLRYEYDDHYFLTDPREFIYEFFPLQEEWQLLKRPITLTEFENLPFVRSLFFRYGLHFADDGYGAVVYTDDTGAATVRIAMPSDMQGCLIFHYNLKFYDSDEDSFDGVSLKRFVMQSVISNVVAFRVHAPCSGAFLLDIFANAVTPQEYLTGEPMKFKSVCKFKICCEELQTVMVPLPDCASGEWGPTKATRLFGLIPITHPEPLIFAGRAIELQFRMSRPLTDFMATLHKNGIEEKKLSKYVQQAILDDMITFNISFPEEGQYGLDIYTREVGSVSHNNNSSTEKHLLTHCCKYLINSSKRN; translated from the exons GTCTACTGCTGCTCACACGTACCAAAAAGTGGTCCCGGCCATTTCGACCAAACCTCGGTGGGCATCCGGCAGGCGCTGAACGTACCGAAGAGTACCAACTATGTGAACGAACAAATCCGGGGTCATCGGAACGACAGCATCGACG GCCAACAGCGACTTGGAACACCGAATGGGTACAATAATGGTGGCAGGGAAGGTAATACGCCACCTCAAAATGATCCGGACTACAAGTACGGCCGGTTCGATGCAAGCGCCCTACACATAGCGCATGCCCTGAAGCAGACAGAGATTCAAAAAGCATACGACAAGCCGCGCGAAAAGCCGATCGATTACTATCTG GCGCGCGATGAACAAGCCAAGCTGGAGATGAAACATCGAAAGGAGGAAGATGATCTGTACAGAAAGTTTGCCCGCAAAAGAGAAGAGGAAGATCGACGGATGCAGAGTGAAATTCAG GACGAATGGGAGCGCGAGCTGCAGCGATTAGCGCACAAGTTCGAGAAGGAGCTCACCACCAGCAGACGATCGCGCGAGGATCAGAACATCCTGACGCTGAAGCACGAGCAGCAGAAGGAAGACCTGGAGAAGAACATGACCATCCGGAAGacgaaaaagaaggaaagccTCACGAGAAAGCTGCTCGAGCACGAGCGCTCCGAGACGGCCGCCCTGGTCGACCGGCAGTCGAGCGAAATGCTGGAGCTGATCAGTGTACGGCGAAGCGAGTACATGCAGAGCGAGAGCATATTCCTGGACGACGACATCAACGAGACGGTGGTGGCGATGGAGTACCCGCTGGTCGCACCGAAACCGGCACCGCCCGCCCTGAGCAAGTTCCAGGTGTACAACGATCCGGTCGAGTTTCAGGATGTGGATCAGATCGCCATCACCGTCGCCCAGGAGGATCAGAAAACGTTCACCGACCTGGTGCGGCAGCTGGTGGGCCGCTGCACCTCCGACATCGAGAAGGCGCGCACCATCTTCCGGTGGATAACGGTGAAGAACTTGAACACGATGACGTTCGACGACAATCTGCGGGGCGACACACCGATGGGACTGCTGCGCGGCATCAAGTACGGCACGGAGAGCTACCACGTGCTGTTCAAGCGGCTGTGCAGCTACGCCGGCCTGCACTGCGTGGTGATTAAGGGTTACTCCAAGAGCGCTGGTTACCAGCCGGGCGTGAAGTTCCAGGACTCAAG TCATCCGAAAAATTCCAGATTCCGCAACTCGTGGAACGCGGTCTACGTGGCGGGTGCGTGGCGATTCGTGCAGTGCAATTGGGGCGCCCGACATTTGGTCAACGCGAAGGAGGCGCCCAAAACGGGCAAGGGTAAGAACGACAGCTTGCGATACGAGTACGACGATCACTACTTCCTGACCGATCCGCGCGAGTTTATCTACGAGTTCTTCCCGCTGCAAGAGGAGTGGCAGCTGCTGAAGCGACCGATTACGCTGACGGAGTTTGAAAACTTGCCCTTCGTGCGATCGCTGTTCTTCCGCTACGGACTGCACTTTGCCGACGACGGTTACGGGGCCGTTGTCTACACGGACGACACAG GCGCTGCCACGGTGCGGATAGCCATGCCGTCCGACATGCAGGGTTGTTTGATCTTCCACTACAACCTCAAGTTCTACGACAGCGATGAAGATTCGTTCGATGGTGTCTCGCTCAAGCGGTTCGTCATGCAGTCAGTCATCAGCAACGTGGTCGCCTTTCGGGTACACGCACCCTGTTCCGGTGCATTCTTGCTCGATATCTTTGCCAACGCCGTTACACCGCAGGAGTACCTTACGGGGGAACCGATGAAGTTCAAAAGTGTATGCAAATTTAAG ATTTGCTGTGAAGAGTTGCAGACCGTGATGGTGCCTTTGCCGGATTGTGCCAGCGGCGAATGGGGTCCCACAAAAGCGACGCGTCTGTTCGGACTCATACCAATTACACATCCG GAACCACTCATTTTTGCCGGACGAGCGATCGAACTGCAATTCCGTATGTCAAGACCGCTGACGGACTTTATGGCCACACTGCACAAGAATGGCATCGAGGAGAAGAAACTCTCGAAGTATGTGCAGCAGGCGATCCTTGACGATATGATCACATTCAACATAAG CTTTCCAGAGGAAGGACAGTACGGGTTAGACATTTACACCCGCGAGGTGGGATCAGTTTCGCACAACAATAATTCCTCAACCGAAAAGCACCTACTCACGCACTGCTGCAAATATCTGATCAATTCATCCAAGCGGAACTAA